A single Pygocentrus nattereri isolate fPygNat1 chromosome 28, fPygNat1.pri, whole genome shotgun sequence DNA region contains:
- the tab3 gene encoding TGF-beta-activated kinase 1 and MAP3K7-binding protein 3 isoform X1, translating into MAQAGPQLDYHILQDLKQRFPEIPENVVSQCLLQNNNNLDLCCHLLAQESNRYLYEEYHSPEEVHLSRNHMLHISVGYPPPEGAKASTAGGRQLVHSSSDGHIEPQRGAFPEPHSAPAAMAPSPGYNPFFMGDQGRSASTPTPPPTMQGMSPTYTPVPQRYMTPITVTLSQNIPNVPQALQIPPGAYGNSGNALYMRPSPSQSPQPTPWATSAAPVYQPSPYTTPTYQSPYSSPQHQVQQPPHVFLPISPPTLSNMPYQQAPPVSYRPYMTSKGSMKNQIEITLEGRPRSNSPVHAPQGALYMATSTSPSSPSRAISMTGPPAFHPGVYLHQGAARPRPASSPQAASSAYIKIKVSPGQAQRSLESPPVETESLLNIVDQGENHGTPAPILPISALPGNVASQISHMPRRSSSGSDDYAYTQALLLHQRARMERLMKELLVEKQKLELLKAEVNDMEYDALQRRFRRVNSTSFIPRPEEMTRMRSQNRQLQIDIDCTLKETDLLQSRGKFDPKAMNNFYDNIQPGPVVPPKPGKRDGGGRSVKPSVEAQRDEDFEGAQWNCDSCTFLNHPALNRCEQCEMPRYT; encoded by the exons ATGGCGCAGGCAGGGCCGCAGTTGGACTATCACATCCTCCAAGACCTCAAACAGCGCTTCCCTGAAATCCCTGAGAACGTAGTGTCTCAGTGCCTTCTGCAG AACAACAATAACCTGGACCTGTGCTGCCACCTGCTGGCTCAGGAGAGTAACAGATACCTGTATGAGGAGTACCACAGCCCGGAGGAGGTGCACTTAAGCCGGAACCACATGCTGCACATCAGCGTGGGTTACCCTCCGCCGGAGGGTGCCAAGGCCAGCACAGCAGGCGGACGACAGCTTGTGCACAGCTCTAGTGACGGCCACATCGAGCCCCAGCGGGGCGCCTTCCCCGAACCCCACTCGGCCCCTGCCGCCATGGCGCCGTCACCGGGATACAACCCCTTTTTCATGGGCGATCAAGGACGCTCCGCTAGCACCCCTACCCCTCCGCCCACCATGCAGGGCATGTCCCCCACTTACACCCCTGTTCCCCAGCGCTACATGACCCCCATCACCGTCACGCTCTCACAGAACATCCCTAACGTCCCTCAGGCGCTGCAGATTCCGCCCGGCGCTTACGGTAACAGTGGAAATGCCCTTTATATGCGGCCCTCTCCCTCACAGAGCCCCCAGCCCACTCCATGGGCCACGTCTGCTGCTCCGGTGTACCAGCCCTCACCCTACACCACACCCACGTACCAGTCGCCCTACAGCTCACCACAGCACCAGGTCCAGCAGCCTCCACATGTGTTTTTGCCTATTAGCCCACCTACCCTATCCAACATGCCCTACCAGCAGGCCCCGCCTGTCTCCTACAGGCCCTACATGACCTCCAAGGGCTCCATGAAGAACCAGATTGAGATCACACTGGAGGGGAGGCCGCGGAGCAACTCCCCCGTACACGCCCCACAGGGAGCGCTCTACATGGCCACAAGCACGTCCCCAAGCTCACCGTCCAGGGCAATAAGCATGACCGGTCCCCCGGCATTCCACCCCGGTGTGTACCTGCACCAAGGGGCAGCACGGCCCCGGCCCGCCTCCTCACCCCAGGCAGCGAGCTCAGCCTACATCAAGATCAAAGTGTCACCCGGCCAGGCCCAGCGGTCACTCGAATCGCCACCGGTGGAGACGGAGTCACTCCTCAACATCGTGGACCAGGGCGAGAATCACGGCACCCCAGCCCCCATCCTGCCCATCTCTGCGCTGCCCGGCAACGTCGCCAGCCAGATCAGCCACATGCCCAGGCGCTCCAGTTCGGGGTCGGACGATTATGCTTACACCCAAG CCTTGCTGCTGCACCAGCGGGCGCGGATGGAGCGGCTGATGAAGGAACTGTTGGTGGAGAAGCAGAAGCTGGAGCTGCTGAAGGCCGAGGTCAACGATATGGAGTACGACGCCCTGCAGAGACGCTTCAGACGCGTCAACAGCACGAGCTTCATCCCACGG CCTGAAGAAATGACCAGAATGCGGTCGCAGAACAGACAGCTCCAGATCGACATCGATTGTACCTTGAAGGAGACGGACCTGCTGCAGTCCAGAG GCAAGTTTGACCCAAAAGCCATGAACAACTTTTATGACAACATTCAGCCTGGTCCAGTCGTGCCACCCAAACCAGGGAAAAGAG acGGAGGAGGGCGGAGCGTGAAGCCGTCGGTCGAA
- the tab3 gene encoding TGF-beta-activated kinase 1 and MAP3K7-binding protein 3 isoform X2, whose product MAARRPLTNNNNLDLCCHLLAQESNRYLYEEYHSPEEVHLSRNHMLHISVGYPPPEGAKASTAGGRQLVHSSSDGHIEPQRGAFPEPHSAPAAMAPSPGYNPFFMGDQGRSASTPTPPPTMQGMSPTYTPVPQRYMTPITVTLSQNIPNVPQALQIPPGAYGNSGNALYMRPSPSQSPQPTPWATSAAPVYQPSPYTTPTYQSPYSSPQHQVQQPPHVFLPISPPTLSNMPYQQAPPVSYRPYMTSKGSMKNQIEITLEGRPRSNSPVHAPQGALYMATSTSPSSPSRAISMTGPPAFHPGVYLHQGAARPRPASSPQAASSAYIKIKVSPGQAQRSLESPPVETESLLNIVDQGENHGTPAPILPISALPGNVASQISHMPRRSSSGSDDYAYTQALLLHQRARMERLMKELLVEKQKLELLKAEVNDMEYDALQRRFRRVNSTSFIPRPEEMTRMRSQNRQLQIDIDCTLKETDLLQSRGKFDPKAMNNFYDNIQPGPVVPPKPGKRDGGGRSVKPSVEAQRDEDFEGAQWNCDSCTFLNHPALNRCEQCEMPRYT is encoded by the exons ATGGCAGCGAGGCGTCCGCTCACG AACAACAATAACCTGGACCTGTGCTGCCACCTGCTGGCTCAGGAGAGTAACAGATACCTGTATGAGGAGTACCACAGCCCGGAGGAGGTGCACTTAAGCCGGAACCACATGCTGCACATCAGCGTGGGTTACCCTCCGCCGGAGGGTGCCAAGGCCAGCACAGCAGGCGGACGACAGCTTGTGCACAGCTCTAGTGACGGCCACATCGAGCCCCAGCGGGGCGCCTTCCCCGAACCCCACTCGGCCCCTGCCGCCATGGCGCCGTCACCGGGATACAACCCCTTTTTCATGGGCGATCAAGGACGCTCCGCTAGCACCCCTACCCCTCCGCCCACCATGCAGGGCATGTCCCCCACTTACACCCCTGTTCCCCAGCGCTACATGACCCCCATCACCGTCACGCTCTCACAGAACATCCCTAACGTCCCTCAGGCGCTGCAGATTCCGCCCGGCGCTTACGGTAACAGTGGAAATGCCCTTTATATGCGGCCCTCTCCCTCACAGAGCCCCCAGCCCACTCCATGGGCCACGTCTGCTGCTCCGGTGTACCAGCCCTCACCCTACACCACACCCACGTACCAGTCGCCCTACAGCTCACCACAGCACCAGGTCCAGCAGCCTCCACATGTGTTTTTGCCTATTAGCCCACCTACCCTATCCAACATGCCCTACCAGCAGGCCCCGCCTGTCTCCTACAGGCCCTACATGACCTCCAAGGGCTCCATGAAGAACCAGATTGAGATCACACTGGAGGGGAGGCCGCGGAGCAACTCCCCCGTACACGCCCCACAGGGAGCGCTCTACATGGCCACAAGCACGTCCCCAAGCTCACCGTCCAGGGCAATAAGCATGACCGGTCCCCCGGCATTCCACCCCGGTGTGTACCTGCACCAAGGGGCAGCACGGCCCCGGCCCGCCTCCTCACCCCAGGCAGCGAGCTCAGCCTACATCAAGATCAAAGTGTCACCCGGCCAGGCCCAGCGGTCACTCGAATCGCCACCGGTGGAGACGGAGTCACTCCTCAACATCGTGGACCAGGGCGAGAATCACGGCACCCCAGCCCCCATCCTGCCCATCTCTGCGCTGCCCGGCAACGTCGCCAGCCAGATCAGCCACATGCCCAGGCGCTCCAGTTCGGGGTCGGACGATTATGCTTACACCCAAG CCTTGCTGCTGCACCAGCGGGCGCGGATGGAGCGGCTGATGAAGGAACTGTTGGTGGAGAAGCAGAAGCTGGAGCTGCTGAAGGCCGAGGTCAACGATATGGAGTACGACGCCCTGCAGAGACGCTTCAGACGCGTCAACAGCACGAGCTTCATCCCACGG CCTGAAGAAATGACCAGAATGCGGTCGCAGAACAGACAGCTCCAGATCGACATCGATTGTACCTTGAAGGAGACGGACCTGCTGCAGTCCAGAG GCAAGTTTGACCCAAAAGCCATGAACAACTTTTATGACAACATTCAGCCTGGTCCAGTCGTGCCACCCAAACCAGGGAAAAGAG acGGAGGAGGGCGGAGCGTGAAGCCGTCGGTCGAA